Proteins encoded by one window of Rutidosis leptorrhynchoides isolate AG116_Rl617_1_P2 chromosome 7, CSIRO_AGI_Rlap_v1, whole genome shotgun sequence:
- the LOC139859322 gene encoding uncharacterized protein → MLEAVASYDLWIWHAYFGPAGSNNDINVLNQSDLFKELLEDRSPPCNDTVNGLSFTRGYYLADDIYPDWSTLVKSFKSTVEPKLSKFKRYQDSTRKDIERPFGVLQGRWAIIKHPARQFYIEKIQSIMYTCVILHNMITEDNGRAFCGLEEDYQPARCALLIRERFDTQLRMDKELRDSTIHRFLRDQLIEHIWNLPLNARIRYNPASGPSAIPEHVNDNEEPGPSGTNNQDEDEDEDEDDDECEDEDEDEYEDEDDE, encoded by the coding sequence ATGTTGGAAGCGGTTGCCTCGTATGATTTATGGATTTGGCACGCTTACTTTGGACCGGCTGGATCAAATAATGATATCAATGTGTTAAACCAATCCGATTTATTTAAAGAGTTGCTTGAAGATAGATCTCCACCATGTAACGATACGGTGAATGGGTTGAGTTTTACACGGGGCTATTATTTAGCGGACGACATATATCCGGATTGGTCGACACTTGTGAAATCATTCAAAAGTACGGTTGAAccaaaattatccaaattcaaacGGTACCAAGATTCAACAAGAAAGGATATCGAACGACCATTTGGTGTACTTCAGGGTCGTTGGGCAATCATTAAACATCCTGCACGACAGTTCTATATCGAGAAAATCCAAAGCATTATGTATACGTGCGTGATTTTACACAATATGATAACTGAAGATAATGGTCGAGCATTTTGTGGGTTAGAGGAGGATTATCAGCCTGCTCGTTGTGCATTATTAATACGAGAAAGGTTTGATACACAACTCCGAATGGACAAAGAACTACGCGATTCTACCATTCATCGGTTTCTCCGAGATCAGCTTATCGAACACATATGGAATTTACCACTGAATGCGCGTATCAGATATAACCCAGCATCAGGACCTTCCGCAATTCCCGagcatgtcaatgacaatgaagaaCCAGGACCTTCGGGAACTAATAACCAAGATGAAGATGAGGACGAAGACGAAGACGACGACGAGTGTGAGGACGAAGATGAAGACGAGTACGAGGACGAAGACGACGAGTAG